Below is a window of Prosthecochloris sp. GSB1 DNA.
TTTGCTTTTCTGTCGCTCTGATCCCAGCGGTCGAGCAGCGGTACGAAACCGTTCATGATGAGGATAGCGAAGGAAACGCCTTCGGGATAGCCTCCCCAGAGACGGATGACCGCCGTCAGGAGACCGCATCCGAGACCGAAAATGATCTGTCCCCGCATGGAGATCGGCGAGGTGACCATGTCGGTCGCCATGAAGAATGCGCCGAGGACAAGGCCGCCGGTCACCATGTGAAAGACCGGTGAAGCGTAGGTTCCCGGATCGACCAGGTAAAAGAGGCCCGTGAAGAGGAATACCGAGCCGATCAGGGTCAGGGGGATCGTCAGGGTGATGTAGCGCTTGTAGAGCAGCCAGGCGGCTCCGGCGAGGAGCGCGAGGGCCGATGTTTCACCGAGGCTGCCGTTCATGACGCCGAAAAAGCCGTTCCGCAGGCTGACCGAAGCCACGGCGGCCTCGAGTCCGTCGGTTTTAAGAATGCCGAGGGGAGAGGCCGCCGTCTGCATGTCCACAGAGAAGGGCAGCGGCCAGCTCGTCATGGCCGCCGGGAACGAGATCAGCAGGAACACCCTCGCGACGAGCGCCGGGTTAAAGACATTGTAGCCAAGCCCTCCGAACACGTGCTTCGACGCGGCGATAGCGATGAACGAACCGATGACGACCATCCATAGCGGGAGATTCGCCGGAACGTTCAGGGCGATCAGGAGGCCGGTCACCATCGCGCTGCCGTCGAGGCAACTCGCCGGTTTTTTTCTGGCCTTGTCCATCATCCACTCGAATCCGATGCAACTGGCAATGGCCACCGCGGTAAGGACCAATGCGCTCATTCCGAAGAGGTAGACGGACATGATCGTCGCCGGGGCAAGAGCCAGGGCGACGTTGTACATCACCGATTCGATCGAGTCTTTTGAACGAACGAACGGTGCGTATGAAACTTTAAGTTTTACTGATTCCATGACGAAGTAAGGGTCCTTTAGGCTGATTTGCGTTTCTGTCGGTTGTTGACGAGTGCTTTCGCATACTTGATCCAGTGGACCAGTTCGCGTTTCGAGGGACAGACGAACGTGCAACTGCCGCATTCGGTGCAGTTCATCAGGCCGAAGTCGAGTATCTCGTCGAATTTTCGGAGCTGGGCGGTGTTTGCGAGCAGCCACGGTTCTAGGCTTTGCGGGCAGACGTCAACGCATTTTCCGCAGCGTATGCAGGTTCGTTCCCTGGACTTTTCAACGGCGGTATTGTTCAGGAAGAGCAGGCCGGACGTGGTTTTGACCACCGGAGCGTCGAGGGTGAAGAGGGCTTTTCCCATCATGGGCCCTCCGCATATGACCTGGTTGGTCTTTTCGGAAAGGCTTCCGCAGAAATCGACGATGTCGCGGAATGTCGTGCCGATGCGCGCGAGCACGTTCTTGCGCTTCGATATCTCCATGCCGGAGACCGTGACGACTCGTTCGACGAGAGGCCTGTTGCGGCAGACGGCATCGTGGATGGCGACCGCGGTGCCGATGTTTTGCACGAGGCAGCCCTTGTCGAAGGGCAGTTCGCCTTCAGCGATGGTTCTGCCGGTGATGGCGTTGATGAGCTGTTTTTCAGCTCCCTGGGGATACTTTGTTTTCAGGGCGACGATTTCAATGCCTTTCGGCGAGGCGTGTTTCTTCAGGGCGTCGATCGCATCCTGCTTGTTCGATTCGATGCCGATCCAGGCTTTCGCCTGCCCGGCGAAAAGGGAGGCGATGATTTCGAGTCCGGCCACGACTTCCGCCGGAGACTCGACCATGAGCCGATGGTCGGCGGTCAGGAACGGCTCGCACTCGGCGCCGTTGAGAATAATCGTGTCGATGTTCTTGTCGGGAGGCGGCGAGAGCTTGACGTTGGTAGGAAAGCCAGCGCCGCCCATGCCGACGACGCCCGCGTCTTTCACTTTCGCGACGATCTCATCCCTGGAAAAACTTTTCCAGTCAACGGGAGGCGTGTCGAGGCCCTCGGCCCATTCGTCCTTGCCGTCCGGAGTGAGAAACACGGTCATCGCGTACTGGCCGCCAGGATGCGCGTGCGGCTTGACTGATTTGACCTTTCCGCTCGTGCTTGCATGGACATTGGCCGAGATGAAACCGTCGGCTTCACCGACAAGTTGCCCTTTTTTAACATCGTCGCCAGCCTTGACGACCGGTTTGGCGGGTTTGCCGAGATGCTGGTTCATGGATATAGCCAGTTCGGCCGGAACAGGCATGACCTCTATTGCCGAACTCTCTGTGAGTTTCCTTTCAGGCGGGTGAATCCCGCCTATGGCGAATGTCTTCATTTATGAGGCTTTTTTTTGTTTCACGGCTTGCAGGTCGTTTTCCAGGCGAATGCAGTTGACTTTCGTCGGACAGACTTCTATGCACTTGCCGCAGGCCGTGCATTTTTCCTGGACGATTGTTGCGAGGAACCTGTCGATAACGATTGCGTCATCCTCGCAGACCTTGACGCATTTCTGGCAGGCGATACAGCCGGCGTCGCACGCTTTTTTCGTCGCGGCTCCCTTGTCGTGTGAATTGCAGGCGATGAAGTAGCGTTCGGCCTTTTTTTCCTGCATGACGAGAACGCCGGTCGGACAGGCCGAAATGCAGGCTTCGCATCCGGTGCAGAGATCCTTGTCGATCACGACGAGGCCGTTTTCAAGACGCATGGCGTCGAAATCACAGAACGCGATGCACGACCCGAGACCGATACAGGAGTAACGGCACTGTTTCGGACCGACATAGGCCTGTGTCGCCGCCCAGCAGTCCTGGATTCCGAGGTATTCGGCGGTTTCACGGGCCGTGTCGTTGTCTCCCTGACAGAGCAGCACGGCTATCTGCGGTTTGGGTTCGGCCATGGTGATGCCGAGCGTCTGGCCGAGCTTTTCTGCAAGATCAGCTCCGCCGACCGGGCAGGACATGCTGGAATCCTTCGTTTCGACGAGAACCTCTGCGAACTGTCCGCAGCTCGGGTAACCGCAGGCTCCGCAGTTGACTCCCGGCAGGATGCCGTTGACAAGGGTCACCGTCGGGTCCTCTTCCACATGAAACTTCTTGGAGACGTAGTGGATGATGAGTCCGAGCGCGAGGGCTACGGCCCCGAGGCTGGTTACTGCCGGTATGAATGCTTCACTGATCATTGTATCCTATTTAATTCCTTCGATGTAGTAATAGGTTTTGTTTTTCAACAGCCGCTGCAGCACGACGTAGGTCAGGGCGAGAACGGTCAGTCCCGCGATGAAGGACTGCCAGAGTTCCATGCCCATTGCTCCGGCTGTGCCCAGGGTGATCATGAACAGGACGAGAGGGCCGATAAGCAACAGGAGCGCGGACTTGATTTCCGCATGTTCCTTCAGTTCGCATATGACGATATCGCCGGTTTTCGCTCCCACGGCGTTGTCGGCTATGACTGTTTCCCGTTTGCCGGACGGCCGGCTGCTCATCGAGCACGCTCCGCAATGAACACTGTCTTTCGACGACTCGCTGCAGTTCAGCTCGACCTCTGCTTTCCCGTCATATGTTTTCACTACTCTGGCATGCATATGGCGCATTCATCCCCTATGGCATTATCGAGGCAATAATAACCCGTTCACGAAGTGATTATGTTCTGTTGCTGGTGGCTGTTACCTGTGAGATGTATACCGCTTTCCCTGCCTGGCGTATCCCTCCGCCGATGCAGGGAAAAAACGGCGTACAATCTACTAATATTCGCTAATATAAACAAATGCCCGGCCGTTGACGGCCGGGCGTTCAATGATGGCGCGCCGGTTTCAGAGACCGTTGCGGGCGAAGATGGCATCGACGCTTTTTCTCAGTTTCGCGAGGATGTTTTCCGGAGAGAAAAGCTGTTCGATCGTTTGAGCCGGCAAGTGTTCGAGTATCTCGCCGTCGGCGAGCACATGTTTCTTGAGCGGAACCTTGTTCTCCCAGCTTTTCATGGCGTTTCTCTGCACGAGCCGGTAGGCTTCCTCGCGGGTGAGGCCTTTGCCCGTCAGGGCGAGCAACAGGGTCTGGGAAAGCGTGAGCCCGTAAGAGGTATCGAAGTTCTCCTGCATTCTTTCGGGATAGACCAGCAGGTTTTTCACGGCTTTCGAAAAGGTCCGCAGCATGTAGCAGAGCGCTATCGTCGAATCGGGCATCACCACGCGCTCGACGGAAGAGTGCGAGATGTCGCGTTCGTGCCAGAGGGCGACGTTTTCCATTCCGGCTATCGAGTTCGAGCGGACGACACGGGCCAGGCCGGTCAGGCGTTCGAACGTTATGGGGTTGCGTTTGTGCGGCATGGCTGAACTGCCTTTCTGTCCCTTGCCGAAAAACTCTTCGGTCTCTCGTACTTCAGTTCGCTGCAGGTGACGGAGTTCGACCGAGAATTTTTCGATGGAGGACGCTATGATCGCCAGCGTCGTAAGAAATTCCGCGTGGCGGTCCCTTTGCAGAATCTGGGTCGAAATGGAAGAAGGTTCGAGCCCGAGTTTTTCGCAGACGGCGGCCTCGATTTCGGGCGGAAGATGCTGATAGGTTCCTACGGCGCCCGAGATTTTACCTACGGAAATCACTTCTATCGCTCGTTTCAGGCGGTCGAGGTTGCGGAGCATTTCCTGGCGCCAGAGGAGCAGTTTGAGGCCGAAAGTCGTCGGTTCGGCATGGATGCCATGCGTGCGTCCCATTTCGAGGGTGTACTTGAACTCGATGGCCCGTTCGGAAAGAACCGCCACGAGCGCCTCGACGTCTTTGAGAAGAATTCGTCCAGCGTCCCGCATCTGCATCGCCAGACAGGTATCGACAACGTCCGAGGAGGTCAGCCCTTCGTGAATGTAGCGCGATTCAGGCCCGACGTAACTGTTGACGTTCGTCAGGAACGCGATGACGTCGTGGTTTGTCTCCTTTTCTATCTCGAGGATCTCGGTGACGCTGAACTTTGCGTTTTTCTTTATGGTGTCAAGGGCTGAGCGCGGAACGATGCCCGCTTCCACACGGGCTTCCACCGCGGCGATTTCAAGTTGCAGCCATCGTTCGAATTTGGCTTCGTCCGTCCAGAGGGCGGCCATGTCCTTGGGTGAGTAACGTGGTATCAATGCGAGCTGGTTTTGATTGCTGGAATGTTGTCTTGAATAATTTAACAAGAATTTCGACTCGGGATACTACTCGTCGCCGCGGGGTCCGGTTTGCCGTATTTCGCGATAGATTGTCTGTATGTAATCGAGCGCAGCCTGGCGGTCGTAGGGTATCTCTCCTTCGATGATCGCAGCTTCCATTTTTTTCTTGATGACGCCGACGACACGGCCTTCCGAAAGGCCGAGTGTTTCCATGATGTCGCCGCCGTCTATCGGAGGACGCCATTTTGCGAGCAGGTCCTTTTCGGCGACTTCGGCTATTTTTTCCTCTACGATGGCGAAGTTGTTCATGATCCGGGCGACCTTGCGCGGATTCTTGCTGGTGACGTCCGCCCGGCAGAGGGTCATCAGGTCCTCGAGGTCGGTTCCGGCCTCGAACATCAGGCGTCTGACGGCGGAATCGGTGATCTCGCCTTTCGACAGTGGAATGGGTCTGTGGTGGAGCCTGATCATTTTCTGGACGTAGGGGAGTGGTTCCAGGGGCCAGCGCATCGATCGGAAGATCTTCGCGGCCAGTTTCGAGCCGACAGCGTCGTGGCCGTGGAAGGTCCATCCGGCGGACCTGCTGAAACGCTTGGTGACCGGCTTGGCGATATCGTGCAGCAGCGCGGCCACCCTCAGCCAGAGGCTGTCGCTTTTTTCGGCGAGCTTGTCGACCACCTGGAAGGTGTGCAGCAGCGTGTCCTTGTGACCGAGCCCGTCGACCTGCTCGATGCCGGCCATCGCCGTCAGTTCGGGCATGATCTCTTTCAGTATTCCCGTTTCGAACAGGATCATCAGGCCGACCGAGGGCCTGGGGCCCGCCATGATTTTCAGGAATTCCTGGCTCACGCGTTCCCTGGAAACGATCGTGATTCGGTGCGCCATTACTTCCATCGCGTTCAGGGCCTGTCGGTCGACGCGGAAGTGCAACTGGACGGCGAAACGCGCCGCCCGCATCATGCGCAACGGATCGTCGGAAAATGTGCGTTCAGGTTCGAGAGGGGTTCTCAGCAGCCCGGCCTTCAGGTCGTCGAGTCCGTCGAAAAGATCGACGATACGGCCCCTGCGTTCGGCATTGAGGGAAACGGCAAGTGCGTTGAGCGTGAAATCCCTGCGCGAGAGGTCGTCCTCCAAAGTGCCGATTTCCGTTATCGGTTTGCGGGAGTCCGGATTGTAGCTTTCCTTTCGCGCGCCGACTATTTCAAGGAGCACCGTTCCGGTTTCGGGATCGTCGATTTCGAGCCGGGCGGTCCTGAATCGTTCGAACACAACGAAGTTGCGACCCTCGAGTTTCC
It encodes the following:
- a CDS encoding CCA tRNA nucleotidyltransferase, whose product is MPCKEKPPLTSLPGILHRIGDIADSERLDCYLVGGYVRDTLMQKECKDIDIMVIGDPLGFAREIERKLEGRNFVVFERFRTARLEIDDPETGTVLLEIVGARKESYNPDSRKPITEIGTLEDDLSRRDFTLNALAVSLNAERRGRIVDLFDGLDDLKAGLLRTPLEPERTFSDDPLRMMRAARFAVQLHFRVDRQALNAMEVMAHRITIVSRERVSQEFLKIMAGPRPSVGLMILFETGILKEIMPELTAMAGIEQVDGLGHKDTLLHTFQVVDKLAEKSDSLWLRVAALLHDIAKPVTKRFSRSAGWTFHGHDAVGSKLAAKIFRSMRWPLEPLPYVQKMIRLHHRPIPLSKGEITDSAVRRLMFEAGTDLEDLMTLCRADVTSKNPRKVARIMNNFAIVEEKIAEVAEKDLLAKWRPPIDGGDIMETLGLSEGRVVGVIKKKMEAAIIEGEIPYDRQAALDYIQTIYREIRQTGPRGDE
- a CDS encoding Fe-S cluster domain-containing protein, yielding MISEAFIPAVTSLGAVALALGLIIHYVSKKFHVEEDPTVTLVNGILPGVNCGACGYPSCGQFAEVLVETKDSSMSCPVGGADLAEKLGQTLGITMAEPKPQIAVLLCQGDNDTARETAEYLGIQDCWAATQAYVGPKQCRYSCIGLGSCIAFCDFDAMRLENGLVVIDKDLCTGCEACISACPTGVLVMQEKKAERYFIACNSHDKGAATKKACDAGCIACQKCVKVCEDDAIVIDRFLATIVQEKCTACGKCIEVCPTKVNCIRLENDLQAVKQKKAS
- the purB gene encoding adenylosuccinate lyase, whose product is MIPRYSPKDMAALWTDEAKFERWLQLEIAAVEARVEAGIVPRSALDTIKKNAKFSVTEILEIEKETNHDVIAFLTNVNSYVGPESRYIHEGLTSSDVVDTCLAMQMRDAGRILLKDVEALVAVLSERAIEFKYTLEMGRTHGIHAEPTTFGLKLLLWRQEMLRNLDRLKRAIEVISVGKISGAVGTYQHLPPEIEAAVCEKLGLEPSSISTQILQRDRHAEFLTTLAIIASSIEKFSVELRHLQRTEVRETEEFFGKGQKGSSAMPHKRNPITFERLTGLARVVRSNSIAGMENVALWHERDISHSSVERVVMPDSTIALCYMLRTFSKAVKNLLVYPERMQENFDTSYGLTLSQTLLLALTGKGLTREEAYRLVQRNAMKSWENKVPLKKHVLADGEILEHLPAQTIEQLFSPENILAKLRKSVDAIFARNGL
- the rsxC gene encoding electron transport complex subunit RsxC; translation: MKTFAIGGIHPPERKLTESSAIEVMPVPAELAISMNQHLGKPAKPVVKAGDDVKKGQLVGEADGFISANVHASTSGKVKSVKPHAHPGGQYAMTVFLTPDGKDEWAEGLDTPPVDWKSFSRDEIVAKVKDAGVVGMGGAGFPTNVKLSPPPDKNIDTIILNGAECEPFLTADHRLMVESPAEVVAGLEIIASLFAGQAKAWIGIESNKQDAIDALKKHASPKGIEIVALKTKYPQGAEKQLINAITGRTIAEGELPFDKGCLVQNIGTAVAIHDAVCRNRPLVERVVTVSGMEISKRKNVLARIGTTFRDIVDFCGSLSEKTNQVICGGPMMGKALFTLDAPVVKTTSGLLFLNNTAVEKSRERTCIRCGKCVDVCPQSLEPWLLANTAQLRKFDEILDFGLMNCTECGSCTFVCPSKRELVHWIKYAKALVNNRQKRKSA
- a CDS encoding RnfABCDGE type electron transport complex subunit D, giving the protein MESVKLKVSYAPFVRSKDSIESVMYNVALALAPATIMSVYLFGMSALVLTAVAIASCIGFEWMMDKARKKPASCLDGSAMVTGLLIALNVPANLPLWMVVIGSFIAIAASKHVFGGLGYNVFNPALVARVFLLISFPAAMTSWPLPFSVDMQTAASPLGILKTDGLEAAVASVSLRNGFFGVMNGSLGETSALALLAGAAWLLYKRYITLTIPLTLIGSVFLFTGLFYLVDPGTYASPVFHMVTGGLVLGAFFMATDMVTSPISMRGQIIFGLGCGLLTAVIRLWGGYPEGVSFAILIMNGFVPLLDRWDQSDRKAKHQKKSETK
- a CDS encoding SoxR reducing system RseC family protein; amino-acid sequence: MKTYDGKAEVELNCSESSKDSVHCGACSMSSRPSGKRETVIADNAVGAKTGDIVICELKEHAEIKSALLLLIGPLVLFMITLGTAGAMGMELWQSFIAGLTVLALTYVVLQRLLKNKTYYYIEGIK